In Alkalihalobacillus sp. AL-G, the genomic stretch TCAAGCGGTCAATCTCATCTTTATCCTTGTTGTTTTCGGGCATACACAGCTATTAAGCGGGTGGACGAAGGATGAAATCATCTTTATATATGGATTTTTCCTAATCCCGTTTGCGGTATTCTCAACCTTTTTCAACATTTGGGACTTTAATGAACGGTATATCGTAAAAGGGGAGTTGGATCGGATTCTGACACGTCCGATTCATAGCTTGTTTCAAGTCATTCTCGAACGGCTGGAGCTTGAATCGATGTTTGGCGTCATCACAGGGTTAGCTGTGATGATTTATGCTGGGCAAAATCTCGGACTATCAATCGAGTGGTACGATCCGATTCTATTCCTGTTGTTCGTAGTCGGCGGGTCGCTAGTCTATGCGGGGATCTTCATCAGTATCGCGACGATCAGCTTTTGGTCGGACAGCAGGACGGCGATTATGCCGATGATGTACAATATCGGAAATTTCGGGCGTTATCCAGTTGATATTTATAATCAAATCATCCGGTTCGTTCTGACGTGGGTTTTGCCATTTGCATTTGTCGGTGTGTATCCGGCCGCCTTTTTCCTTGGTAAAACAGATTGGTACTTGTATGCTTTCCTGACGCCGGTCATGGGGATCGTCTTCTTTATCTTATCGATCATCCTCTGGAACATCGGCGTCACAAAGTATCGAGGAGCTGGGAACTGATTTGAATTGGACATCGCCCGACTTCTTTAGGATTCCGTGCACTAAACTTCAAAAATTCGTATAGCGTTATTTAGTTGGTCCGACTTGTCCTATCTTTGTCCCTTTTTGCATAGGCTTAGATGAGGTGGAAAAGATGGACCTTCTTTTTTTGTTACTAATTATGTGTGCAGTGGCTCTCATCGTATTTAGAAGTCTCCGTTCCTTTTTTGTACATACGCCTGTGCGCCGGAAACCTCCGAGGGGATTTATCTCACTGGAGGATTTGGCTTCCTTATTTATCGTTTATTCAATAATAATTTTAGGCTTCGGGACCATATATCTAAGCATGTTGTTAAATGATATCCCTGTACTG encodes the following:
- a CDS encoding ABC transporter permease, encoding MSYVSIFMQYVGQYMKTRLTYRTDMIVEIISDLLFQAVNLIFILVVFGHTQLLSGWTKDEIIFIYGFFLIPFAVFSTFFNIWDFNERYIVKGELDRILTRPIHSLFQVILERLELESMFGVITGLAVMIYAGQNLGLSIEWYDPILFLLFVVGGSLVYAGIFISIATISFWSDSRTAIMPMMYNIGNFGRYPVDIYNQIIRFVLTWVLPFAFVGVYPAAFFLGKTDWYLYAFLTPVMGIVFFILSIILWNIGVTKYRGAGN
- a CDS encoding potassium channel family protein — its product is MDLLFLLLIMCAVALIVFRSLRSFFVHTPVRRKPPRGFISLEDLASLFIVYSIIILGFGTIYLSMLLNDIPVLMEGGFPLRGDYIELAESVSYFSAVTLLSVGYGDITPVGIGRWISIFEALVGYLLPAAFVLSTFTGNGKKSE